The Tursiops truncatus isolate mTurTru1 chromosome 20, mTurTru1.mat.Y, whole genome shotgun sequence DNA window GAGACGGAAGCCATGCTCCAGGGCCACCCgcagcacctcctccaggaagcctggagTGCCCACCACCTCCCGTCGCTCTCCTGGCCCCCCAGTCCACAGCGGCTGCAGCCCCAGTCTCCTGTACTCCACTTCGGGGAGCTCTGCAGGGCAGGGGGCCCATTCCAGATGAAAGTGTGGGCCTCCCTCCGCCCTGTCCTCATTGGCCACACCAAATCGGGCACGCATGGCACCCAGACACTCAGGGTCGGTGCAGAAGAGGTTGGCCCGGAAGGTGTCCACCTGGACAGAGCTCAGCTCATAGTGGTGTGGGCCCCGACGAGCAGAGAAGTGCACCAGGCGGGGGCTGCTATCTACATCTGCGTGGAGCAGGGCGGCTGTGGGTGCCGGAGTCCCCTGAGAGGCCTCCAGTTCCCGCAGGGCATCCAGGAGGGGCCGGATCTGGTAAAAGTCAGCCTCTGCCCTGAGAAGCGCTGTCTCCCCGTATCCACAGGGCAGGTCCAGGCGGCCCAGCCGTAGGAAATTGAGGATGTGCCGGAAGGCCTTGCCATCTCGGTCGATAAAGTAGTGGCCGCCTCCCTGGGGATTGAGGTTGGGGGTCATGGGAGTACCAGCCCTAAACATGGCCCCCAGCATGGAGTCTGGGAATCGAGTCAGGGTCTCCAAAGTAGTGGAATATAGCGTGCCCCCGACATTCAGGGTCACGGGGCCCCCAAAGGAGGGGGGCGAGGAGGgcacaggaggaggagaaattttGAGGAGTATCGAAGACAccgaaagagaagaaaaggcagaactTCCCGGATGTGTGCAGAATTGGGTCGTAAGGTTCAGACTGTCTCTGGGTCGGAGGCTCAGGTTGGAGTACAAGGCAGCAAGATTGGGGGCTCACCCCAGCTACCTGGGTGGTGGAGGATGGTTTCCGGGCACAGAAACGCCGGAAAGGTTGAGACAACGGATGAAACGAGCAGAGGGAAGTCAGAGAGGGACGGGAGATTTAGGTCCACACGCATCCGATTCTGGGTGGTCGGCGATTCCTTTCTGTGGTCTTCTGACAGTGGGTTTCCGCAATCCAACCAGCAGGTGACGGTGGCGAGCACAAGGCCGACTGTGAAGGGACCAGCTTCTCGGGCAGACCGCTGTCACCGTGGGCGAGTCCACGCAGGGCTCCGGGGGCCAGTCagaggcctggcctggcctggctccGGCGCTGGTCCCAGGAGAAGGAGGCGAGGCTGACCGGAGCCGATGGCGGAGTTGCCTCTGTATCGGCTGGGGAGCGAAGATACACGCTCAATCCGAGCTGGGAGGGTCCTAGGACTCCTATGGAAGCAGCCGGGAGTCTCGGGACCGGGCGCCGCCGCCTTCTCCGGGTTTCGCCGCAGCCGCTTAAGTACTCTCCGCCCCAAGGAGGTGGCCTAAGGGCAGCGGCCGGGGGCCCTTTAAGAGGCAGCCCCGCCCCCTgggcgccccgcccccgcccggagCGCGCGGCTCCGGTGGTGGTGGAAGCGGAGTGGCGAACTGGAGAGACGGGGCTGACGGGCTGGACTGGCGGACGCTAGCGCGGGTGGGGTCCGGGGGGTGACTCAGGCGCGTCGTTAAGGATGTGGCCGTGACGGCCCCGCCGGCCCCTAGGTGTGCCCGACCTCACGTCTGCAACTCGGCGGGGGCCGGCGTCTCCTATCCGGTAGCtaaaaaaactgaggcccagccgTCGGGGGTTTTGGATTAGTTCCTTTTTAGTCGCTCCCGCAGGGAATTCCCGAGGGGGCGGGTGCTGAGTTGCCGCATTCCAGGGATGCTTCCGGGCTGGGGTGGCCCGAGCCAGCCTCTCCATCCCGGTCCTATGCCagcaccccccatcccccccagaGAAGGCTGGACCCAGCCCACGCAAGCGGCCTCTGCCGGGCCTGACGGGTCTGACCACGTCTCCTGAGCCCGCCAGCCCCGCCTCAGAGCCGCCCGGCACTCGGGCCGAGGCCGAAGCTCCCAGTTCACTCCCCGGGAGTCGCCCCTCGAGTGACTCCAGTTCGCAAACTCCCAATCGCTCCTGCACCCCAGAAGCCTCAGTGTCCTACACCTCACCCGCCCGACggggatgctcaataaatgaactTTGAAGAGCAAAGCACAAAGGCTTTAATAGAAAGGGGAGGGCGGTGggaagggcagggatggggggtgCGGGCCCTCGAAGGCCTGGGATCAAAGCGTGTGTAGGTCATGGCTACGCCGGCTCAGCTTCTCCGGGTTGTCGGACGCCATGAGGGAGAAGTCGCGGAAGATATCGAGATACGTCTCGTctcctgaggggagggaggaagggctgggatGCCGGGTGGCTGGGCCCTAGCACGGAAGAGTACAATAGGGACAGCCCGGCCTGGTAAGAGCACGCGCTTCCAGCGTGGGTGGAAGGGACATCTGCACCGTCAGGGCGGCGCCCTCGCCTATTCTTTGCTCTGTTTCAAGGACCCCTGCGTAGGATGGGcccaatacatatttgttgaataaatgatgtaATTAATCAATGAAGCTGGGCACAGGGGGTTGGGGACGGGTCACCAGCGGCCAGAAGCCcagagttacaatgttgtgtggggaaagaggggggtggggggtactTTACCAGCCTGGCCCTGGGCCGCATCGACCTCCCTCATCTTTGCCAATCGCAGCCTGAAGGGGAGGGAATTAAGGAATGAATGACATTCTCCTCACTCCCCCCGCCCCAACTCCCATCCTTTGAGCTGGGCTGTTTCATTCACCTGTTTCCCCAGGGTCTAGTGCTTTAAAGACGCCAGACAACAATGTTAATGAATGATGCCTCTCTCAGAATAAACTCACCTTCCTCGGACCCTGCCCTCCCCCCTTCCTACTCCAAGCCTCAGTCAACACTTGGAGCATCCTTTCAACGTCTGGTCCTGGagctggcccctcccctccccaggccccgccTAGCACGCAGGGGTCTCGGTGTTAGCCCCGCCCAAGTGGATAGTGCAAGCGCTAGCCCCGCCTCTTCAGGCATCCTCACAGAGTGACGATGTCAGCGTTGGCTGTTTCCACGGCGATGGTCAGGGGGTCTCTGCCTTCAGAGTCTCGGGCTCCCAGATCGGCCCCCCGTTTCAGGAATAGGCAGGCCAGCCTGGACAGGACAGCCAAGTTCAGCCGGCCCCTCACCCTGTCTGGAGCCTTCCTCCTCAAGGTCATTATCCCTGCCGCCCCTACCCCGTGTGGCCAAGAATGGTTGCGTGGTGGAGCGGGCCTCGGCTGTGGCTGTCCACTTGGTTCACGTTTGCCCCGTTCTGGAGGAGGAACTCACAGGCCAGAAGAGAATTCTGCGTGGAGAAGTAGAGAATGGGGATAAAGGGTGGCATCTTTTGAGGcaaatttaaagatattttagagTGGGGTCAGTTCCGAGGGTGGGTATGGGATGGCAGGCTCTGCTCCGGCTCTTTACATGTATTCATACATTAAATCCATAGTACAACCTAATGAGGTatgttatccctattttacagatgaggaaactgaggtacacgAAGGTTCATAATTGTAAGTGGTGAGGGTCTGGGTTCAAACCCAAGTTTGTCTGCCTCCAAATCTCACACTCTTAGCAACCAGGCTCTATTGGTTATCACTCcctatgaggtgggagaggctAAGAGCTGGGACCAAAGTCCGGAgtaggggaggagaggaggagcctaagggtggggtggggtggggaggtcgGCACGACTCTCACAGCAGCTGTGGCCTGGATCAGCGGTGTGGCATTCTCCTGACCCCCGTGGACCCAGTTGACATCGGCTCCATGGGCGAGGGCATCAGCCATGGTGGGAAGGGATGGAGGATGCCCAGCAGCTCGAAAGAGCAGGGCCCCAGGGTGCAGGCTGCCCAGGTCCTCAGAGGGTGGCTCTGTTAGGGGGAACCAGCTGTGAATCTGGGAAGAAAACCCTCAGCACAGTCCCCCGATGCTGTAATGGGATAGTTCACTTCTCAACTGTGGGGAGGCCTTCAAGACTGGGGATTGTGGTGGGAGGTGATGGTGGGTGTGAGTGGGTGTGGGTAGGTCCCCTAGGGCATATGGGATAGATGGCAGTGTTCACCTCTTCCTGTCCAACCACCCTGACTGGCTGGGATGTCAGGGGTGAGCTGACATGGTGACGGTCAGCCTCAGCTCTCTTGGCTCCCTCGGTTCCAGCCAAACTCACACCCTCCTCCACAGGCCTCTGGAAACCCTAACTCATTCTCCTGACTTTTCTCATGCTGGTGACACCCTCACATAGCCCTCCTggcttcctcccagccccacggTCCTTCCCATCTTTCACCGTAATCCCCGAAACTCTTGCCTCGAAAAACCAGTGCCAGTGGGCTGTGGCCCCCCATAACAGGCTCAAGGGGAAGACGTGGGCCCCAGACTCTGTGCCTCCCCACCGGGCTTGGCACCATGCTGAGCACACGGCAGGCGCTCAACAAATGCCCAGCCAACCCTATACCTGGCTTGGGTCTGAAGCTCCCAGGCTGGGGCCTGATGGTGCCCGGCTTTGGGGGCACAGGAGGCTGCCCCCTCGGGGGCCCCCGGCCACCTCTTCGCCCACGAACCTCGGGAAGCTTGGTCAGGAACTTCTTCTCCACGTATTTGGCGTGAATCCAGGCCTCCTTCTCTTGCCTGGTGGGGGAGGGTTGTGGGAGAAGAAGGCGACAgtcttccctcctcccatcccaggctctcctccctccctgcccataAGGAGGGCAGCCCCagtccctccaccccagcctcaccgggagcagctgggccctggcTTCTTCACGGCCATGGCCTCCACACGGGCCTCATAGATCTGATTCATGACGACATTCCCCAGCTCACACATGAGCTTCAGGCGgcccagaggcagagacagacCGGTAGGGTGCAGGTGAGTGTCTGAGCCCTCAGGGCTCTGCAGCCCTGCCCTCACCGCACCCCACACTCTCACAGCACCCCAAGTCACCTTCACGAGTTCCGGCTCCCATGAGTCAAGGGTCAGGGACCGGACTTTGGAGAAATGAACTCCAaggctcctggagggcagaggggaggtcAGGCCCTCTGTGGGGGAAGCAGCCGGGGGAGGTGCTGCTGCTCCTGGAAAGACTTGGGGGCAAGGTCCAGCATGGGGGTCCCGTGCAGAGGCACTGGGCCAGGAGGCAGCAGGGCAGCCAGGGCCATGCAGCCTTGACCTGTATCTGGCAGGATCCCGCCTGTTCAccattccttcttctctcttcttctcatcCTCTCCAGCCACCTCCCCTCTCTCCACGCACTCTGGCCGGGACAACTCTTTCCACGCCATTCCCCCTCCCCGCTTCCACCCCAATGATGGGACGCATAGACTTGCTAAGGCCTCACGACATCTGACACCTCTCTCTGCTTTTCGTCAGCTCCTCGGCCCTCAGCAGCCCTGACCCCGCACCTCATCCAGTCAAGCCACTCAACCCCCCTGGGTGTCCCCCTACCCAGGCCAGACCAGGACACTGAGGGGCTGGGCCCACCTGGGTCCACCCTGTGCACCATAGGATTGGCCCAGGCCTGTGCCCAGCGACAGACAGAATCTGAGAGTAAGCCCAGGCAGGgcgggaagggagggaggagcccCTGTGCTGGGCTCCAGCTTGCCTCCATCCCACTCCACTGCTGCCAGAAAGAGCAGGGGCCCGCGCTTGGGACCTTGGGGAGTGACCTGTGAATGCCGGAGCACTGAATGCAGAGGGTGACGCCCAGGTTGATGCTGGCCCACTCAGGGGCCGGCTCCCGGCAGTCACAGCACTGGGCGTTGCCGTCCACGCTCTGCACCTGGGCTGCCACATGCCCGACTCCACCAGAATCCCTTCCCCTGCTCATCCCGCCAGAGCCCAGGGTGGCGGCGGAGCCCATGGCCAGGTGTCCTGAGCCCTGGGGGAGACAGGGGAAGAAAGAGTGGCTCTGAGGTCTAGGGGAAGCGATGTCCCATCTCCCTGGGCAGTCTGGCCCTGCACCCCCATGTTAAGGTACCTGGCCTGGACCCCGGGGGCTGTCATCAAGGCGAGCCTGGCTGAAGGCCGTAGCGATGCTGCTCTGCACAGCACTGACCCACAGCTGCAGGAGGCGCTCTGAGTCAGCCTGCAGGAGGCAGGACCTGGGCAGGGGGGCAGccggagggcagggaggggtctGAGGCCTGGGGAGCCGAGTGGCAGGACAGGCAGGCTGACATTCAGCTAGTATTCAGCTGGTACCACTCATATTGAAATACCTCTGCACTAGTTGGTAATATCCTTCCAGATATCCCCCT harbors:
- the KCTD11 gene encoding BTB/POZ domain-containing protein KCTD11 → MLGAMFRAGTPMTPNLNPQGGGHYFIDRDGKAFRHILNFLRLGRLDLPCGYGETALLRAEADFYQIRPLLDALRELEASQGTPAPTAALLHADVDSSPRLVHFSARRGPHHYELSSVQVDTFRANLFCTDPECLGAMRARFGVANEDRAEGGPHFHLEWAPCPAELPEVEYRRLGLQPLWTGGPGERREVVGTPGFLEEVLRVALEHGFRLDSVFPDPEDLLNSRSLRFVRH
- the ACAP1 gene encoding arf-GAP with coiled-coil, ANK repeat and PH domain-containing protein 1 isoform X2 gives rise to the protein MTVKLDFEECLKDSPRFRASIELVEAEVSELETRLEKLLKLGNGLLESGRHYLAASRAFIVGICDLAHLGPPEPMMAECLDKFTQSLSHKLDSHAELLDATQHTLQQQIQTLVKEGLRGFREARRDFWRGAESLEAALTHNAEVPRRRAQEAEEAGAALKVARAGYRGRALDYALQINVIEDKRKFDIMEFVLRLVEAQATHFQQGHEELSRLAQYRKELGGQLHRLVLNSAREKRDMEQRHVLLKQKELGREEPEPSLKEGPCGLVMEGHLFKRASNAFKTWSRRWFTIQSNQLVYQKKHKDPVTVVVDDLRLCTVKLCPDSERRFCFEVVSPSKSCLLQADSERLLQLWVSAVQSSIATAFSQARLDDSPRGPGQGSGHLAMGSAATLGSGGMSRGRDSGGVGHVAAQVQSVDGNAQCCDCREPAPEWASINLGVTLCIQCSGIHRSLGVHFSKVRSLTLDSWEPELVKLMCELGNVVMNQIYEARVEAMAVKKPGPSCSRQEKEAWIHAKYVEKKFLTKLPEVRGRRGGRGPPRGQPPVPPKPGTIRPQPGSFRPKPEPPSEDLGSLHPGALLFRAAGHPPSLPTMADALAHGADVNWVHGGQENATPLIQATAANSLLACEFLLQNGANVNQVDSHSRGPLHHATILGHTGLACLFLKRGADLGARDSEGRDPLTIAVETANADIVTLLRLAKMREVDAAQGQAGDETYLDIFRDFSLMASDNPEKLSRRSHDLHTL
- the ACAP1 gene encoding arf-GAP with coiled-coil, ANK repeat and PH domain-containing protein 1 isoform X1, whose amino-acid sequence is MTVKLDFEECLKDSPRFRASIELVEAEVSELETRLEKVILTWRELLKLGNGLLESGRHYLAASRAFIVGICDLAHLGPPEPMMAECLDKFTQSLSHKLDSHAELLDATQHTLQQQIQTLVKEGLRGFREARRDFWRGAESLEAALTHNAEVPRRRAQEAEEAGAALKVARAGYRGRALDYALQINVIEDKRKFDIMEFVLRLVEAQATHFQQGHEELSRLAQYRKELGGQLHRLVLNSAREKRDMEQRHVLLKQKELGREEPEPSLKEGPCGLVMEGHLFKRASNAFKTWSRRWFTIQSNQLVYQKKHKDPVTVVVDDLRLCTVKLCPDSERRFCFEVVSPSKSCLLQADSERLLQLWVSAVQSSIATAFSQARLDDSPRGPGQGSGHLAMGSAATLGSGGMSRGRDSGGVGHVAAQVQSVDGNAQCCDCREPAPEWASINLGVTLCIQCSGIHRSLGVHFSKVRSLTLDSWEPELVKLMCELGNVVMNQIYEARVEAMAVKKPGPSCSRQEKEAWIHAKYVEKKFLTKLPEVRGRRGGRGPPRGQPPVPPKPGTIRPQPGSFRPKPEPPSEDLGSLHPGALLFRAAGHPPSLPTMADALAHGADVNWVHGGQENATPLIQATAANSLLACEFLLQNGANVNQVDSHSRGPLHHATILGHTGLACLFLKRGADLGARDSEGRDPLTIAVETANADIVTLLRLAKMREVDAAQGQAGDETYLDIFRDFSLMASDNPEKLSRRSHDLHTL
- the ACAP1 gene encoding arf-GAP with coiled-coil, ANK repeat and PH domain-containing protein 1 isoform X3 gives rise to the protein MMAECLDKFTQSLSHKLDSHAELLDATQHTLQQQIQTLVKEGLRGFREARRDFWRGAESLEAALTHNAEVPRRRAQEAEEAGAALKVARAGYRGRALDYALQINVIEDKRKFDIMEFVLRLVEAQATHFQQGHEELSRLAQYRKELGGQLHRLVLNSAREKRDMEQRHVLLKQKELGREEPEPSLKEGPCGLVMEGHLFKRASNAFKTWSRRWFTIQSNQLVYQKKHKDPVTVVVDDLRLCTVKLCPDSERRFCFEVVSPSKSCLLQADSERLLQLWVSAVQSSIATAFSQARLDDSPRGPGQGSGHLAMGSAATLGSGGMSRGRDSGGVGHVAAQVQSVDGNAQCCDCREPAPEWASINLGVTLCIQCSGIHRSLGVHFSKVRSLTLDSWEPELVKLMCELGNVVMNQIYEARVEAMAVKKPGPSCSRQEKEAWIHAKYVEKKFLTKLPEVRGRRGGRGPPRGQPPVPPKPGTIRPQPGSFRPKPEPPSEDLGSLHPGALLFRAAGHPPSLPTMADALAHGADVNWVHGGQENATPLIQATAANSLLACEFLLQNGANVNQVDSHSRGPLHHATILGHTGLACLFLKRGADLGARDSEGRDPLTIAVETANADIVTLLRLAKMREVDAAQGQAGDETYLDIFRDFSLMASDNPEKLSRRSHDLHTL